The following are from one region of the Halorussus rarus genome:
- a CDS encoding bile acid:sodium symporter family protein: MDVTSIVNDYLFGWVLLSVALGVAFPSLAAIAGFSTPILAIMVGSVSLTLSASAFASVDRSALGRVLLGHAAMPAVAFGIARVLGLSPPLAAGFVLLGAVTPELVTPTMTALADGDAALASTALVVIGVGSTVFTPLAVGLLLGSGVRVDGWQIAQSLAVAVVAPMAVAVGARTRWEARVGRYDDYYPTVSALMVILIIGGVTAANASLIRSETDLLVVVGAGALGLNLAGYALGWVGTRSADGPARVAGALSVGMRDFAVAAALVTAAGFPASASLPAVVFGVVEMASSALLARRFAA, from the coding sequence ATGGACGTCACGAGCATCGTCAACGACTACCTGTTCGGATGGGTCCTGCTGTCGGTCGCGCTCGGGGTCGCGTTTCCGAGCCTGGCCGCGATCGCGGGATTCTCGACGCCCATCCTCGCGATTATGGTCGGCAGCGTCTCGCTGACCCTCTCGGCCTCGGCGTTCGCGTCGGTCGACCGGTCGGCGCTCGGCCGCGTGCTCCTCGGCCACGCCGCCATGCCGGCGGTCGCGTTCGGCATCGCGCGCGTCCTCGGCCTGTCGCCCCCGCTGGCCGCCGGATTCGTCCTCCTCGGCGCGGTCACGCCCGAACTCGTGACGCCGACGATGACCGCGCTCGCCGACGGCGACGCCGCGCTCGCCTCGACAGCCCTCGTCGTCATCGGGGTCGGGAGCACCGTCTTCACGCCGCTCGCGGTCGGACTACTGCTCGGCTCCGGGGTCCGCGTCGACGGCTGGCAGATCGCCCAGAGCCTCGCGGTCGCGGTGGTCGCGCCGATGGCGGTCGCGGTCGGCGCGCGGACCCGATGGGAAGCGCGCGTCGGCCGGTACGACGACTACTACCCGACCGTCTCCGCGCTCATGGTGATCCTCATCATCGGCGGCGTCACCGCGGCCAACGCGTCGCTGATCCGGAGCGAGACCGACCTGCTGGTCGTCGTCGGCGCGGGCGCGCTCGGACTCAACCTCGCGGGCTACGCGCTCGGCTGGGTCGGCACGCGGTCGGCGGACGGTCCGGCGCGGGTCGCCGGCGCGCTCTCGGTCGGGATGCGGGACTTCGCGGTCGCTGCCGCGCTGGTGACCGCGGCCGGCTTCCCGGCGAGCGCGTCGCTGCCGGCGGTGGTGTTCGGCGTCGTCGAGATGGCGTCGAGCGCGCTCCTCGCCAGGCGGTTCGCAGCATAG
- a CDS encoding DUF7548 family protein codes for MSQERLSQEQLPDTPAPAVGVVAALAVIAAVVAPYFLIDATEAAVYYSAPTPLPVHLVVGLLAMVAVVVFAAGRNGRTDPPTAAGAAVVLGGFMALVVLWWAVAAGSLVGSLTDNAAFDYHRWVLLATAVAVAASAGWYASDVL; via the coding sequence ATGTCCCAGGAGCGCCTCTCGCAGGAGCAGTTGCCCGACACCCCCGCGCCGGCGGTCGGCGTCGTCGCCGCGCTCGCGGTCATCGCGGCCGTCGTCGCGCCGTATTTCCTCATCGACGCGACCGAGGCCGCGGTCTACTACAGCGCCCCGACGCCCCTCCCGGTCCACCTCGTGGTCGGCCTGCTCGCCATGGTCGCGGTCGTGGTGTTCGCCGCCGGCCGGAACGGCCGGACCGACCCGCCGACAGCGGCGGGCGCGGCGGTCGTCCTCGGCGGGTTCATGGCGCTGGTGGTGCTGTGGTGGGCGGTCGCCGCCGGCAGCCTGGTCGGCAGCCTCACCGACAACGCGGCGTTCGACTACCACCGCTGGGTGCTGCTCGCGACCGCGGTCGCGGTCGCCGCGAGCGCGGGCTGGTACGCCAGCGACGTGCTGTAG
- a CDS encoding PLP-dependent cysteine synthase family protein, with amino-acid sequence MTDHRTPLDSVLDAVGETPLVRVHAAPDEVPVYAKLESFNPGASVKDRIGEYMIQEMLDRGDLEPGGTVIEPTAGNTGIGFAVAAGQLDVDAVFVVPERFSVEKQQLMDALGAEVINTPTDEGMGGAIERAHELAEEIEGAVVPQQFSNPLNVEAHYETTGPEIFEALDREVGAVVAGCGTAGTLMGIAKYALERDSDTHIVAVEPEGSVYAETKGEDVEEGAYKIEGIGTHDLTTNELFDPELVDEVLQVPDRRAHDELKRLAREEGHLVASSAGAASAAASHVAERIRDGEIDAPHDAVATIFPDSSERYLSKGIYRSFEEWEG; translated from the coding sequence ATGACCGACCACCGGACGCCGCTCGATTCCGTGCTCGACGCGGTGGGCGAGACGCCGCTCGTCCGCGTGCACGCGGCACCCGACGAGGTGCCGGTGTACGCCAAGCTGGAGTCGTTCAACCCCGGCGCGAGCGTCAAGGACCGCATCGGCGAGTACATGATCCAGGAGATGCTCGACCGGGGCGACCTCGAACCCGGCGGGACCGTCATCGAGCCGACCGCCGGCAACACCGGCATCGGGTTCGCCGTCGCCGCCGGCCAGCTCGACGTCGACGCCGTCTTCGTCGTCCCCGAGCGGTTCAGCGTCGAGAAGCAGCAGCTGATGGACGCGCTGGGCGCGGAGGTCATCAACACCCCGACCGACGAGGGGATGGGCGGGGCCATCGAGCGGGCCCACGAGCTCGCCGAGGAGATCGAGGGCGCCGTGGTACCCCAGCAGTTCTCGAACCCCCTCAACGTCGAAGCCCACTACGAGACCACCGGCCCCGAAATCTTCGAGGCGCTCGACCGCGAGGTCGGCGCGGTGGTCGCGGGCTGCGGTACGGCAGGGACGCTGATGGGAATCGCGAAGTACGCGCTCGAACGCGATTCCGACACCCACATCGTCGCGGTCGAGCCCGAAGGGTCGGTGTACGCCGAGACCAAGGGCGAGGACGTCGAGGAGGGCGCCTACAAGATAGAGGGCATCGGCACCCACGACCTCACGACGAACGAACTGTTCGACCCGGAGCTGGTCGACGAGGTGCTCCAGGTCCCCGACCGCCGGGCCCACGACGAACTGAAGCGACTCGCGCGCGAGGAGGGCCACCTGGTCGCGTCGAGCGCGGGCGCGGCCAGCGCGGCGGCCAGCCACGTCGCTGAGCGGATCCGCGACGGCGAGATCGACGCGCCACACGACGCGGTCGCGACGATCTTCCCCGACTCCAGCGAGCGCTACCTGTCGAAGGGCATCTACCGGTCGTTCGAGGAGTGGGAGGGCTGA
- a CDS encoding DUF5798 family protein, translating into MGLGSTAKKVQKLADTAEKLYSKLNELRDQVTEMREKLDATSERVERLERENAEQRALLEAIAEDRDIDVDDVEADPLDAGGDSAETEDAEAEA; encoded by the coding sequence ATGGGACTCGGAAGCACGGCCAAGAAGGTCCAGAAGCTCGCCGACACCGCCGAGAAGCTGTACAGCAAGCTCAACGAACTCCGCGACCAGGTCACCGAGATGCGCGAGAAGCTCGACGCGACCAGCGAACGCGTCGAGCGACTGGAGCGGGAGAACGCCGAACAGCGCGCGCTCCTCGAGGCCATCGCCGAGGACCGGGACATCGACGTCGACGACGTCGAGGCCGACCCCCTCGACGCCGGCGGTGACTCCGCGGAGACCGAGGACGCCGAGGCCGAGGCGTAG
- a CDS encoding ribonuclease P protein component 4, with the protein MTIAEERIERLATLARDAAAECHDDRAREYVRLARRLAERNRVALPKRLKRFSCDACDSYLRPGKNARVRTQDGHVVLTCDCGAQSRYPYE; encoded by the coding sequence ATGACGATAGCCGAAGAGCGCATCGAGCGCCTCGCTACGCTCGCCCGCGACGCCGCCGCGGAGTGCCACGACGACCGCGCCCGCGAGTACGTCCGGCTCGCCCGTCGCCTCGCCGAGCGCAACCGCGTCGCGCTCCCGAAGCGGCTCAAGCGCTTTTCCTGCGACGCCTGCGACAGCTACCTCCGTCCCGGAAAGAACGCCCGCGTCAGGACGCAGGACGGCCACGTGGTCCTCACCTGCGACTGCGGCGCGCAGTCGCGGTATCCGTACGAGTAA
- a CDS encoding redoxin domain-containing protein, giving the protein MVEVGDDAPDFTAPLANGDVEEFTLSEQLDDGPIVLAFFPGAFTGVCTTEMATFEEELDEFDEAGATVYGISVDAPFSLNEFRDQEDLSFGLISDSNKEIIDDYGVEMDFADMGYYGVAKRSVFVVDDDGTIADKWVTDDPGVEPDYDAVREAAADAAEAAD; this is encoded by the coding sequence ATGGTCGAAGTAGGCGACGACGCACCGGACTTCACCGCACCGCTCGCGAACGGCGACGTCGAGGAGTTCACCCTCTCGGAGCAACTCGACGACGGACCCATCGTCCTCGCGTTCTTCCCCGGCGCGTTCACCGGGGTCTGCACCACCGAGATGGCCACCTTCGAGGAGGAACTCGACGAGTTCGACGAGGCGGGCGCGACCGTCTATGGGATCTCCGTGGACGCGCCGTTCTCGCTCAACGAGTTCCGCGACCAGGAGGACCTGAGCTTCGGGCTCATCAGCGACTCCAACAAGGAGATCATCGACGACTACGGCGTCGAGATGGACTTCGCCGACATGGGCTACTACGGCGTCGCCAAGCGGTCGGTCTTCGTCGTCGACGACGACGGCACGATCGCCGACAAGTGGGTCACCGACGACCCCGGCGTCGAACCCGACTACGACGCGGTCCGCGAGGCGGCCGCCGACGCGGCCGAGGCCGCCGACTGA
- a CDS encoding glycosyltransferase — MEQVAAFTDTYLPTVNGVTYTIASWRKRWERAGGRMDVVYPKADGHRPTDGEHPVGSLPFPFYDGFRLGTPKIPRAVRDAEVVHAHTPFGLGLGGLRLARDQDVPLVASYHTPTSEYASYVSPTDTVASVVGRISESYERWFFGRADAVLAPSAATRDHLIEEVGVDTTVEVVPNGVDTERFRPVDPDEFLARHDLDGDRPLVGYTGRHGYEKRLSELVEAAAEMDVTVVFGGDGPARDDLEAQAADLGADARFLGFLDREEMAAFYSALDAFAFPSPVETQGLVALEANACGTPVVGANAGALANTIDDGETGYHYESGDVADFRAAVRRTLTEREALRETCLARRDEVGVERAVDRLRDVYDRIR, encoded by the coding sequence ATGGAACAGGTCGCCGCGTTCACCGACACCTACCTGCCGACCGTCAACGGCGTGACCTACACCATCGCGTCGTGGCGCAAGCGGTGGGAGCGGGCGGGCGGGCGGATGGACGTGGTCTACCCCAAGGCGGACGGTCACCGACCGACCGACGGCGAGCACCCGGTCGGGAGCCTGCCGTTCCCGTTCTACGACGGGTTCCGCCTCGGCACGCCGAAGATCCCCCGGGCGGTCCGGGACGCCGAGGTGGTCCACGCCCACACGCCGTTCGGCCTCGGGCTCGGCGGACTGCGCCTCGCGCGCGACCAGGACGTCCCCCTCGTGGCGTCGTATCACACGCCCACCAGCGAGTACGCCTCGTACGTCTCGCCCACGGACACGGTGGCCTCGGTGGTCGGTCGCATCTCGGAGAGCTACGAGCGGTGGTTCTTCGGCCGGGCCGACGCGGTGCTGGCGCCCTCCGCGGCGACCCGCGACCACCTGATCGAGGAGGTCGGCGTCGACACGACCGTCGAGGTGGTGCCCAACGGCGTCGACACCGAGCGGTTCCGGCCGGTCGACCCCGACGAGTTCCTCGCCCGCCACGACCTGGACGGCGACCGACCGCTGGTCGGCTACACCGGCCGGCACGGCTACGAGAAGCGCCTCTCGGAGCTGGTCGAGGCCGCCGCGGAGATGGACGTGACCGTCGTCTTCGGCGGCGACGGCCCGGCCCGCGACGACCTCGAAGCGCAGGCCGCCGACCTCGGAGCCGACGCCCGCTTCCTGGGCTTCCTCGACCGCGAGGAGATGGCCGCCTTCTACTCGGCGCTCGACGCCTTCGCGTTCCCGAGCCCGGTCGAGACCCAGGGGCTGGTCGCGCTGGAGGCCAACGCCTGCGGGACGCCCGTCGTGGGCGCGAACGCGGGTGCACTGGCCAACACCATCGACGACGGCGAGACGGGCTACCACTACGAGAGCGGCGACGTCGCGGACTTCCGAGCCGCCGTCCGCCGGACGCTGACCGAGCGCGAGGCGCTCCGCGAGACCTGCCTGGCCCGTCGCGACGAGGTGGGCGTCGAGCGGGCGGTCGACCGGTTGCGTGACGTCTACGACCGCATCCGGTGA
- the hpt gene encoding hypoxanthine/guanine phosphoribosyltransferase, producing the protein MDKLKRSLLDAPIIEKDGYHYFVHPISDGIPVLEPSLLREIVIRIIRKAELEDVDKIVTPAAMGIHISTAVSLMTDIPLVVIRKREYGLEGEVALSQQTGYSENEMYVNNVHEGDRVLLLDDVLSTGGTMKAITEALEHIGADVADVLAVIKKEGPNELDNTDYDVKTLINVDVRDGEVVITDEHGDG; encoded by the coding sequence ATGGATAAGCTCAAGCGGTCCCTGTTGGACGCCCCCATCATCGAGAAAGACGGCTACCACTACTTCGTCCACCCCATCAGCGACGGAATTCCGGTCCTCGAACCGAGTCTGCTGCGCGAGATCGTCATCCGGATCATCCGGAAGGCCGAACTCGAGGACGTCGACAAGATCGTCACCCCCGCCGCGATGGGAATCCACATCTCGACCGCGGTCTCGCTGATGACCGACATCCCGCTGGTGGTCATCCGCAAGCGCGAGTACGGCCTCGAGGGCGAGGTCGCGCTCTCCCAGCAGACCGGCTACTCCGAGAACGAGATGTACGTCAACAACGTCCACGAGGGCGACCGCGTCCTCCTGCTCGACGACGTGCTCAGCACGGGCGGCACGATGAAGGCCATCACGGAGGCCCTCGAACACATCGGCGCGGACGTGGCCGACGTGCTGGCGGTCATCAAGAAGGAGGGGCCGAACGAGCTCGACAACACCGACTACGACGTCAAGACGCTGATCAACGTCGACGTTCGGGACGGCGAGGTCGTCATCACCGACGAACACGGCGACGGATAG
- a CDS encoding Sec-independent protein translocase subunit TatA/TatB yields MVQMIPLFGPVPGGMEMMVILLIAVLLFGANKIPKLARSTGEAMGEFKKGRQEVEEELQEMQNPDATSTDTVNDASPDTATETDTETNTN; encoded by the coding sequence ATGGTACAGATGATTCCACTGTTCGGACCCGTGCCCGGCGGGATGGAGATGATGGTGATCCTCCTCATCGCCGTCCTGCTGTTCGGCGCGAACAAGATCCCGAAGCTGGCCCGCTCGACCGGCGAGGCCATGGGCGAGTTCAAGAAGGGCCGTCAGGAAGTCGAGGAGGAACTGCAGGAGATGCAGAACCCCGACGCGACCAGCACCGACACCGTCAACGACGCGTCGCCCGACACGGCCACCGAGACCGACACGGAAACCAACACCAACTGA
- a CDS encoding PAS domain-containing sensor histidine kinase, with amino-acid sequence MTISDAVVRSAFDSLPGQAAILDPTGRILATNRAWREFGTTNGGEPDHVGENYLAVCDASDDEKAARTAAALRRLVDGEREEVSVEYPCHAPDRDRWFVMRAEVFDHDGEQYLLVVHFDITDRKLAELEVREKNDRLETVANVLSHDIRNPLTVAMGRVEMMESEHADPLVESLERIDAIVGDALLLARRDRVEETKAVDLTASAERAWRQVDTGAIDLTFGESVRFEADPDLLGHVFENLFRNSVEHGATTVRVGALENGFYVEDDGPGVPPAERESVFDARYSTGEGGTGLGLTIVERVVDAHGWSIRVAGEEVDTGELTGARFEVRF; translated from the coding sequence GTGACTATCTCAGACGCGGTTGTGCGCTCGGCATTCGACTCGCTTCCGGGTCAGGCCGCGATTCTGGACCCGACCGGCCGCATTCTCGCCACGAACCGGGCGTGGCGCGAGTTCGGGACCACGAACGGCGGTGAACCCGACCACGTCGGCGAGAACTACCTGGCGGTTTGTGACGCGAGCGACGACGAGAAGGCCGCTCGGACCGCCGCGGCGCTCCGGCGACTCGTCGACGGGGAGCGGGAGGAGGTCTCGGTCGAGTACCCCTGTCACGCGCCGGACCGGGACCGCTGGTTCGTCATGCGCGCGGAGGTGTTCGACCACGACGGCGAACAGTACCTGCTGGTCGTCCACTTCGACATCACCGACCGGAAGCTGGCGGAACTGGAGGTCCGCGAGAAGAACGACCGGCTCGAGACCGTGGCGAACGTTCTCAGCCACGACATCCGGAATCCGCTCACCGTGGCGATGGGTCGCGTCGAGATGATGGAGTCCGAGCACGCCGACCCGCTGGTGGAGTCGCTCGAGCGGATAGACGCCATCGTCGGGGACGCGCTGCTGCTGGCCCGTCGGGACAGGGTCGAGGAGACGAAAGCTGTCGATCTGACCGCGAGCGCCGAACGGGCGTGGCGGCAGGTCGACACCGGGGCAATCGACCTGACGTTCGGCGAGTCGGTCCGATTCGAGGCCGACCCGGACCTGCTGGGCCACGTCTTCGAGAACCTGTTCCGGAACTCGGTGGAGCACGGCGCGACGACCGTCAGGGTGGGCGCGCTCGAGAACGGTTTCTACGTCGAGGACGACGGGCCCGGCGTCCCGCCGGCCGAACGCGAGTCGGTCTTCGACGCGAGGTACTCGACGGGCGAAGGCGGGACAGGGCTCGGCCTCACCATCGTCGAGCGGGTCGTCGATGCCCACGGGTGGTCGATACGCGTCGCCGGGGAGGAAGTCGATACCGGGGAACTGACCGGTGCGCGCTTCGAGGTCCGCTTCTAG
- a CDS encoding mechanosensitive ion channel family protein, with translation MVEPLPIIDSFLPTAYALAVTQALYFVVAFLAVYLIGRATVIPLAGRFLDRRNVDTHAKKPLVRIVRFGVVFVAVSVAFGFADYGNFLTSLATIAAAATLAIGLATQDVIKNFVAGVFIYTDKPFKIGDWIEWDNDTYAGIVEDIGLRVTRVRTFDNELLTVPNSSLTDGVIKNPVEADRLRLKFLFGIGYDDDIDRATEIIVEEAETHPDILDDPAPSVRLTELGDSSVGLQSRIWIADPSRSDYVKTKGEYVTSVKERFDEEGIDIPYPNRTLGGGLELANVEAVSATADD, from the coding sequence ATGGTCGAACCACTTCCGATAATCGACAGCTTCCTGCCGACGGCGTACGCGCTGGCCGTCACCCAGGCGCTGTACTTCGTGGTGGCTTTCCTCGCGGTCTATCTGATCGGGCGGGCGACGGTGATTCCGCTGGCCGGCCGGTTCCTCGACCGGCGGAACGTCGACACCCACGCCAAGAAGCCGCTGGTCCGGATCGTGAGGTTCGGGGTCGTGTTCGTCGCCGTCTCGGTTGCGTTCGGGTTCGCCGACTACGGCAACTTCCTGACCTCGCTGGCCACCATCGCGGCCGCGGCCACGCTCGCCATCGGGCTGGCGACCCAGGACGTCATCAAGAACTTCGTCGCGGGCGTGTTCATCTACACCGACAAGCCGTTCAAGATCGGCGACTGGATCGAGTGGGACAACGACACCTACGCCGGCATCGTCGAGGACATCGGACTGCGGGTGACCCGCGTCCGGACCTTCGACAACGAACTGCTGACCGTGCCCAACTCCTCGCTGACCGACGGCGTCATCAAGAACCCCGTCGAGGCCGACCGGCTCCGGCTGAAGTTCCTGTTCGGCATCGGCTACGACGACGACATCGACCGCGCGACCGAGATCATCGTCGAGGAGGCCGAGACCCACCCCGACATCCTGGACGACCCGGCGCCCTCGGTGCGGCTCACCGAACTGGGCGACTCGTCGGTCGGCCTCCAGTCGCGCATCTGGATCGCCGACCCCTCCCGGAGCGACTACGTGAAGACCAAGGGCGAGTACGTGACCAGCGTCAAGGAGCGGTTCGACGAGGAGGGCATCGACATCCCCTACCCGAACCGGACCCTGGGCGGCGGCCTCGAACTCGCGAACGTCGAGGCGGTCTCCGCGACAGCCGACGACTGA
- a CDS encoding YhbY family RNA-binding protein, with translation MTDEDLRKRAHDLDVTVWVGKSGIDSVTDELADQLADRDLVKVKFLRAARGGTTTDELADELADRVDADLVETRGNTAVLH, from the coding sequence ATGACCGACGAAGACCTTCGGAAGCGGGCCCACGACCTCGACGTGACCGTCTGGGTCGGGAAGTCCGGCATCGACTCCGTGACCGACGAACTCGCCGACCAGTTGGCCGACCGCGACCTCGTGAAGGTGAAGTTCCTCCGGGCGGCCCGCGGGGGCACCACCACCGACGAGCTCGCCGACGAACTCGCCGACCGGGTCGACGCCGACCTGGTCGAGACGCGCGGGAACACCGCGGTGCTGCACTGA
- a CDS encoding glycosyltransferase family 4 protein, whose product MKVSHYFEWEEYITGGHAQSVDNQRKILDRRGIEYTTEPTLDADLLHLNNMGPKSVYYARRARRTDVPVLVHAHQTAEDFRESFALSNALARPMKPYLKYAYSLADHLVCPSEHNRRVVEDYADAPKTVISNGFDPDKVAGFDDEGLREEYLDRYDLDPPVVFNVGHVIKRKGLEAFVETARAMPDLDFVWFGYLNPAGGELDRFLKSRDTKRLVESAPDNCQFTGYVEDIEGAFAAGDAFFWPSKNENEGIALLEAMSCGKPLVIRDIPTYDWLDHGTHCLKAGDAVGDFADELDRLRDPDLRERLGAAAAAKSSEFELNAVGDDLVSLYRDLA is encoded by the coding sequence ATGAAGGTGAGCCACTACTTCGAGTGGGAGGAGTACATCACCGGCGGGCACGCCCAGTCGGTCGACAATCAGCGCAAGATACTGGACCGTCGGGGCATCGAGTACACCACCGAGCCGACCCTCGACGCCGACCTGCTCCACCTCAACAACATGGGCCCGAAGTCGGTCTACTACGCCCGGCGGGCCCGCAGGACCGACGTGCCGGTGCTGGTCCACGCCCACCAGACCGCGGAGGACTTCCGGGAGAGCTTCGCGCTTTCGAACGCGCTCGCGCGCCCGATGAAGCCCTACTTGAAGTACGCCTACTCGCTCGCCGACCACCTGGTCTGCCCCTCCGAGCACAACCGTCGGGTCGTCGAGGACTACGCCGACGCGCCCAAGACCGTCATCAGCAACGGGTTCGACCCCGACAAGGTGGCGGGGTTCGACGACGAGGGCCTCCGCGAGGAGTACCTCGACCGCTACGACCTCGACCCGCCGGTCGTGTTCAACGTCGGCCACGTCATCAAGCGCAAGGGGCTCGAAGCGTTCGTCGAGACCGCCCGCGCGATGCCCGACCTCGACTTCGTCTGGTTCGGCTACCTCAACCCCGCGGGCGGGGAGCTAGACCGGTTCCTCAAGAGCCGCGACACGAAGCGACTCGTCGAGAGCGCGCCCGACAACTGCCAGTTCACGGGCTACGTCGAGGACATCGAGGGTGCGTTCGCGGCCGGCGACGCGTTCTTCTGGCCCTCGAAGAACGAGAACGAGGGCATCGCGCTGCTGGAGGCCATGTCCTGCGGCAAGCCCCTGGTCATCCGGGACATCCCGACCTACGACTGGCTCGACCACGGGACCCACTGCCTGAAGGCCGGCGACGCGGTCGGGGACTTCGCCGACGAGCTCGACCGGCTCCGGGACCCGGACCTGCGCGAGCGCCTCGGCGCGGCCGCCGCCGCGAAGAGTTCGGAGTTCGAACTGAACGCTGTCGGCGACGACCTCGTCTCGCTGTACCGCGATCTGGCGTAG
- a CDS encoding HD domain-containing protein has protein sequence MSETDEPEHSDDEGREYDPTADHAFPDERLNEVLEFVHDDPEIQTYLRAQNVNPVVRKGYNDHGRKHISIVRNRALALYDLLKQGGVDFNGASEQGLEEADESVIVALAATIHDIGHVVHRDEHAYWSIPLAADLLDRILPQFDFYDTEEVVRVKGEVLHAILCHHTEEDPLTTEAGVVRVADALDMEKGRSRMPYEKGGRGIDTVSSQAIQRVSLMQGDAVPVLVEIEMLNAAGVYQVDNLLKAKLRDSGLEDDIRIIAVNIREDGNQLVERVEL, from the coding sequence ATGAGCGAGACCGACGAACCCGAGCACTCCGACGACGAGGGTCGGGAGTACGACCCGACGGCAGACCACGCCTTCCCCGACGAGCGCCTCAACGAGGTGCTGGAGTTCGTCCACGACGACCCCGAGATCCAGACCTACCTCCGCGCCCAGAACGTCAACCCCGTGGTCCGGAAGGGGTACAACGACCACGGGCGCAAGCACATCTCCATCGTCCGGAACCGGGCGCTGGCGCTGTACGACCTGCTCAAGCAGGGCGGCGTCGACTTCAACGGCGCGTCCGAGCAGGGACTCGAGGAGGCCGACGAGAGCGTCATCGTCGCGCTGGCCGCGACCATCCACGACATCGGCCACGTCGTCCACCGCGACGAACACGCCTACTGGTCGATCCCGCTCGCGGCCGACCTGCTCGACCGAATACTCCCGCAGTTCGACTTCTACGACACCGAGGAGGTCGTCCGGGTCAAGGGCGAGGTGCTCCACGCCATCCTCTGTCACCACACCGAGGAGGACCCGCTCACGACCGAGGCGGGCGTCGTCCGGGTCGCCGACGCCCTCGACATGGAGAAGGGCCGCTCGCGGATGCCCTACGAGAAGGGCGGCCGGGGCATCGACACCGTCTCGAGCCAGGCCATCCAGCGCGTCTCGCTGATGCAGGGCGACGCGGTGCCGGTGCTCGTCGAGATCGAGATGCTCAACGCCGCGGGCGTCTACCAGGTCGACAACCTGCTGAAGGCGAAGCTCCGGGACTCCGGGCTCGAGGACGACATCCGCATCATCGCGGTCAACATTCGCGAGGACGGCAACCAGCTGGTCGAGCGCGTCGAACTCTAG
- a CDS encoding DUF5658 family protein — protein sequence MSENDAVETGGLGNGPAGDDATGEGGLGDLAESEAARERWMLRDDEFLLEEDREYVLRDDGRSWWGYVSPVLFGGVLALMVGDVITTGVGMAMGLEEANPVASAVIAEAGLGGLVLLKAMAAVVLLLLPGVTGDARRTFRAGSAAYLLVGLVVVVANAWAIMAAA from the coding sequence GTGTCCGAGAACGACGCCGTCGAGACCGGCGGGCTGGGCAACGGCCCGGCCGGCGACGACGCGACCGGGGAGGGCGGGCTGGGCGACCTCGCGGAGTCGGAGGCGGCCCGCGAGCGCTGGATGCTCCGGGACGACGAGTTCTTACTGGAGGAGGACCGCGAGTACGTCCTCCGCGACGACGGCCGGTCGTGGTGGGGCTACGTTTCGCCGGTCCTCTTCGGCGGGGTACTCGCGCTCATGGTCGGCGACGTGATAACCACGGGCGTCGGCATGGCGATGGGCCTCGAGGAGGCCAACCCGGTCGCGAGCGCGGTCATCGCCGAGGCGGGGCTCGGCGGTCTCGTCCTGCTGAAGGCGATGGCGGCCGTGGTGCTCCTGCTGCTGCCGGGCGTGACCGGCGACGCCCGGCGGACGTTCCGCGCGGGGAGCGCGGCCTACCTCCTGGTCGGTCTGGTGGTCGTGGTCGCCAACGCGTGGGCCATCATGGCCGCCGCGTGA